The region TTTGCCTCTAAATCAGGAGCAATTCCACCAAGGCGGCGGTTAAGTTGACGCAGAATTAAAGACAAAGCTTCTCGCTGGCGTCCTTGCTCTAATCCTTGTTCTAATCCTTGTTCCATCCAACTGGTAACAATTTCCATAACTACCTCCCGTGCAGATGGTTCAATTGTACTAATCTCAGTTTGAAAAAGTCTTTCCTCCTCTGCATTTAGCCGCAGATAAGTGTCAATAAACCCGGAAATCAAACGCATTCGCGCTCGATCGAGCTTTAAAGTAGCCATCAAGCGCAAACATTCAGATTTCACTCGAAGACGATCGCACGGCGCTATCTTCATTTTGGCCATTAACGCACTGGCTGCCGGATTTTGGTAACGCAGAAAATCTCGCCAATTGAGGCGATTTAGCTGAATTACCCGGTAATTGAACTCCAGCACCTTAAAATCGGGGAAATCAACCCGATGGAAAGTTGGCTCTGGACGTTGCGGTACATCGTAGGAAAATAACGCAATGGGATAAACTGGTAAATCGTGTTTTTCGTACAAACGGGCAAAATAGCGAAACATCCGTTTGCTGAAGTTCCCTCGCGCTTCGGATTGGTGTTCGGTGTGAATCAAGAAAAATGACTCTTGACCCTGAAACCTCGCCAAGGCGACTAAATCGGCTTCGTACTCTTCCCCAGCGGTAACATCGGTAAAAATTTCCTTATCCAGAAACGTCACTGAGTCCCGTTCCAGATACGCCGCCACGTCAGGGAAAAATAAATCTATGAAGTCGGGAAAGAAAGTGGTAAGCAGTTCCTTGAACAAGCGATCGTGGTCTATCATTGGCAGATGCAACTCCCAGATGCCAGCATCTTACAGTGCATTGTCCGATCGCGAGATAGCAACAGCGCTGCCAAAAGAAATGGAGCTATTGACCAATTTAAGGACTGACGAATTTAAGAACTTACGGTTCAGTCAACTCCCTAGCTGATGCGGTCATAGCTTTTTCGTGCGTAAGTCCTGTAGTATGCAACCGATCGAAACAGATATCTGCAACAGTGTCAAGTGGGACAACCAAGCTGCGCGGGGCGGTCTGATATCTACATCATAGAAACCCGGTTTCTTCAAGAAACTCGGTTTCTATGTAGCACTTCATCCCACGGCAAGCGGCTGTAATCAGCCAGAGAATCTAAACAGACAGGTGTTGGGATCACTACTGAACGTGCCGCAAAGACATCCCCCTAGCGCGTTACCATAAAAAAACACTGAAGAAAGTTTTGGGCGATAACCCGACCTATGAACTCACCTATCAAAGCTGTTCAAGCTCCGTACTACGGAGATTCCTTTTACAGAACACCCCCTCCAGATTTGCCTTCCTTGTTGTTGAAGGAAAGGATTGTCTATTTCGGATTGCCGCTATTTTCATCTGACGAGATCAAAGCTCAAGTAGGTGTAGACGTAACCGAGTTAATCATTGCCCAACTGCTGTTTTTGCAATACGATGACCCGGAGAAGCCGATCTCCATCTACATCAATTCCACGGGTACGGCTTGGTATGGCGGCGATGCTATAGGCTTTGAAACGGAAGCCTTTGCGATCTGCGACACCCTTAATTACATCAAGCCTCCAGTCCATACCATCTGTATTGGTCAGGCTATGGGGACAGCGGCTATGATCTTATCAGCAGGAACGAAAGGGTGCAGAGCCAGTCTGCCTAACGCTACGATCGTGCTGCATCACGCTCGCACTCGCGCTCGCGGTCAAGCGACAGACATTCAAATTCAAGCTAAGGAAGTCTTGGAAAACAAAAGGGCGATACTGGAGATTTTCTCTCAAAATACAGGCCAATCATCAGAGAAAATCGCCAAAGATATGGATCGGATGTTCTACATGACCCCCTACCAAGCCAAGGAATACGGTTTGATCGATCGGGTTTTGGAAAGTCCTAAAGAACTTCCTCAACCAATTGCGGCTCTTCACGGTTAAGTTCTAGTTATTCGCTACAAGGAAGAAAGTTTTATGCCCATTGGTGTCCCAAGAGTACCCTATCGGTTCCCAGGAGAGCCTTTCACCCAGTGGATTAATATCTACGAGCGCCTTGCTCTGGAAAGGATTGTCTTCTTAAGCGGAGAAATCAGCGATGGAATGGCTAATTCCATCATCGCTAGACTGCTCTATATGGATTCTGACGACCAAAGCAAGGATATTTATATCTACATCAACTCCCCCGGTGGTTCGGTTACGGCGGGTTTAGCTATCTACGACACCATGCAGCACGTTAAATCGCCTATCGTGACGATTTGCGTGGGTTTGGCAGCTTCGATGGGGTCTTTCCTGCTCACAGCTGGCAGCA is a window of Argonema galeatum A003/A1 DNA encoding:
- a CDS encoding ATP-dependent Clp protease proteolytic subunit, with protein sequence MNSPIKAVQAPYYGDSFYRTPPPDLPSLLLKERIVYFGLPLFSSDEIKAQVGVDVTELIIAQLLFLQYDDPEKPISIYINSTGTAWYGGDAIGFETEAFAICDTLNYIKPPVHTICIGQAMGTAAMILSAGTKGCRASLPNATIVLHHARTRARGQATDIQIQAKEVLENKRAILEIFSQNTGQSSEKIAKDMDRMFYMTPYQAKEYGLIDRVLESPKELPQPIAALHG
- a CDS encoding Rpn family recombination-promoting nuclease/putative transposase, translated to MIDHDRLFKELLTTFFPDFIDLFFPDVAAYLERDSVTFLDKEIFTDVTAGEEYEADLVALARFQGQESFFLIHTEHQSEARGNFSKRMFRYFARLYEKHDLPVYPIALFSYDVPQRPEPTFHRVDFPDFKVLEFNYRVIQLNRLNWRDFLRYQNPAASALMAKMKIAPCDRLRVKSECLRLMATLKLDRARMRLISGFIDTYLRLNAEEERLFQTEISTIEPSAREVVMEIVTSWMEQGLEQGLEQGRQREALSLILRQLNRRLGGIAPDLEAKIRSLSVDKLEELGEALLDFSNVADLVTWLDREVIG
- a CDS encoding ATP-dependent Clp protease proteolytic subunit, with the protein product MPIGVPRVPYRFPGEPFTQWINIYERLALERIVFLSGEISDGMANSIIARLLYMDSDDQSKDIYIYINSPGGSVTAGLAIYDTMQHVKSPIVTICVGLAASMGSFLLTAGSKGKRLALPHSRIMIHQPSGGARGQATDIEIEAREILRIRRQLNDIYAQKTGQPLQRIEKDMDRDFFMSAEEAKEYGLIDRVIEERSAEIKTPAVA